Proteins encoded together in one Pseudorca crassidens isolate mPseCra1 chromosome 17, mPseCra1.hap1, whole genome shotgun sequence window:
- the ANKRD46 gene encoding ankyrin repeat domain-containing protein 46 — protein sequence MSYVFVNDSSQTNVPLLQACIDGDFNYSKRLLESGFDPNIRDTRGRTGLHLAAARGNVDICQLLHKFGADLLATDYQGNTALHLCGHVDTIQFLVSNGLKIDICNHQGATPLVLAKRRGVNKDVIRLLESLEEQEVKGFNRGTHSKLETMQTAESESAMESHSLLNPNLQQGEGVLSSFRTTWQEFVEDLGFWRVLLLIFVIALLSLGIAYYVSGVLPFVENQPELVH from the exons ATGTCCTACGTTTTTGTGAATGATTCCTCTCAGACTAATGTGCCCCTGCTACAAGCCTGTATTGATGGAGACTTTAACTACTCCAAGAGGCTTTTGGAAAGTGGCTTTGACCCAAATATTCGTGACACCAggggcagaacaggccttcaccTCGCAGCAGCCCGAGGGAATGTAGACATCTGCCAGTTATTACATAAATTTGGTGCTGATCTCCTGGCCACAGATTATCAGGGAAACACAGCTCTTCATCTCTGTGGCCATGTGGATACTATTCAATTCTTAGTTTCCAATGGACTCAAAATTGATATTTG CAATCATCAAGGTGCTACACCCCTGGTTCTGGCAAAGCGCAGGGGAGTGAATAAAGATGTCATCCGATTGCTGGAATCTTTGGAAGAGCAGGAAGTAAAAGGATTTAACAGAGGAACTCACTCAAAACTGGAGACTATGCAGACAGCTGAGAGTGAAAG TGCCATGGAAAGCCATTCCCTCCTCAATCCCAACCTGCAGCAAGGTGAGGGGGTCCTGTCCAGCTTCCGAACCACGTGGCAGGAGTTTGTAGAGGATCTGGGCTTCTGGAGGGTGTTGCTCTTGATCTTTGTCATTGCTCTGCTGTCTCTTGGCATCGCCTACTATGTGAGTGGGGTGCTACCCTTTGTGGAAAACCAGCCTGAACTGGTGCATTAG